The following are encoded together in the Leuconostoc mesenteroides subsp. mesenteroides ATCC 8293 genome:
- a CDS encoding glutathione peroxidase encodes MSIYDYFATLENGETYSLNKLANHPVVIVNTATKCGYAPQFGELEKLYKKYKDKGLVILGFPSNQFKQELETASQAAQACQLTYGVTFPMHQLVAVNGKNTDPLFKYLKENSKGMLGSSTIKWNFTKFLVDKEGNVVKRYAPKTEPKDLEEDIEDVL; translated from the coding sequence ATGAGCATATACGATTATTTTGCAACCTTAGAAAACGGAGAAACTTATTCACTTAATAAGCTAGCCAATCATCCAGTAGTGATTGTTAATACTGCTACGAAGTGCGGCTATGCACCACAATTTGGTGAGTTAGAAAAATTATATAAGAAGTATAAAGATAAGGGACTAGTAATTTTAGGCTTTCCATCTAATCAATTCAAACAAGAGTTAGAAACCGCATCACAAGCAGCCCAAGCATGTCAACTTACTTATGGTGTAACTTTTCCAATGCATCAACTAGTTGCCGTGAATGGTAAAAACACAGATCCTTTGTTTAAATATTTGAAAGAGAATTCAAAAGGAATGCTGGGTAGTAGCACAATCAAATGGAATTTTACAAAGTTTTTAGTGGATAAGGAGGGAAACGTCGTAAAACGCTATGCCCCAAAAACAGAACCCAAGGATCTTGAAGAAGATATTGAAGATGTTTTATGA
- a CDS encoding LytR/AlgR family response regulator transcription factor — protein MIYLLEDDITQQKRIKQYIQHIHTFTSPANLLSAVLKDKTPKIILLDLEIKDVIYAGLQTAQLIRKNDIISPIIIVTTHCELSWHTFQHHISALDFIDKSQPESAFAQQLKSAIYTADQVLKRYDKKSPNLITIRNGAHLVQFDLNHLSYVSSNKGTHYINVFTKNGVSKIRNTIKTIASSHENFIQIHASFCINRDFIKQYLKSEKIIELTDGTLLPVTRKFQHHLIQFKTPTIHT, from the coding sequence ATGATTTATCTGCTAGAAGACGACATTACACAACAAAAGCGTATTAAACAGTATATACAACATATTCACACGTTCACTTCGCCTGCCAATTTATTATCTGCAGTGCTAAAAGATAAAACCCCGAAGATTATTTTACTGGATCTTGAAATTAAAGACGTCATTTATGCAGGTCTTCAAACTGCGCAACTAATTCGCAAGAATGATATTATTTCACCGATTATTATTGTCACAACTCATTGTGAATTATCATGGCACACATTTCAACATCACATCAGTGCATTGGACTTTATTGACAAATCACAACCTGAGTCTGCGTTCGCACAACAACTCAAGTCGGCTATTTACACAGCTGATCAAGTACTTAAACGATACGATAAAAAATCTCCTAACCTGATTACTATACGCAATGGTGCACACCTCGTCCAATTCGACCTCAACCATCTTTCTTATGTCTCCAGTAATAAGGGTACACATTATATCAATGTTTTCACAAAGAATGGTGTAAGCAAAATTCGAAATACAATCAAAACCATTGCTTCAAGCCATGAAAACTTCATACAGATTCATGCATCATTTTGTATTAATCGTGACTTTATCAAGCAATACTTAAAGTCAGAAAAAATAATTGAATTAACAGATGGTACACTGTTACCGGTGACACGTAAATTCCAACACCATTTGATCCAGTTTAAGACACCAACAATACATACTTAA
- the yaaA gene encoding S4 domain-containing protein YaaA — protein MTTSVRITTEYITLTQLLKEENIISSGGQAKYYLMDFPVLLNGETENRRGKKLYDHDEIVIDGETYTIELAENAEELIAEAETQRAERAMNAKKTVRDDRIKAQKAAAAKARKEARFAELRKKNRTRAGGFGRSTNKPKGPGSWNSNR, from the coding sequence ATGACAACCAGCGTACGTATCACAACTGAATACATTACTTTGACACAATTATTAAAAGAAGAGAACATTATTTCATCAGGCGGCCAGGCCAAATATTATTTAATGGATTTTCCGGTGTTACTCAACGGAGAAACAGAAAATCGTCGCGGTAAAAAGTTATACGATCATGATGAGATTGTTATTGATGGCGAAACATACACAATTGAATTAGCAGAGAATGCTGAAGAGTTGATAGCAGAAGCTGAGACGCAAAGAGCTGAACGTGCTATGAACGCTAAAAAAACCGTCCGTGATGATCGTATTAAGGCACAAAAGGCAGCTGCAGCCAAAGCCCGTAAGGAAGCTAGATTTGCTGAATTACGCAAAAAAAATCGTACTCGTGCTGGTGGATTTGGTCGCTCGACAAACAAACCTAAAGGACCCGGTTCGTGGAACTCGAATCGTTAA
- a CDS encoding glycosyltransferase, which translates to MIFFLNATMQPQKSGIEHAQLKRADLFRAHGEQFKIVLREWDPLLHENMKATSLKSFEVINMFDYFQEATEVSDQTITVDNLDFGVANTHRVEELKKNRYLIYDINQQLIARVNYRTDQKQVASTELFDGFGNLYCVNMYDSRGFVSLSQWYTPDNKIGSETWQSPEGRTVLEAFNKINSDGSVEKVCWRLISRVGEIHIFDTLEQVTLHFLNLLNDEYWSKNEPNIFILDRAHLAQTVLRYLDKPSYNVLFLHNSHASDASHPEKGILNNNYEYSLFNINVYDAVVSATERQKNDIRSRFKPTTKLFTIPVGVIPMKQLQQQRVPMAERTFGKVVALARKAPEKQLDQLVKAVAYARQQVPQITLDLYGYKDPTNNFLAERLIESAIRENNLENIVTLHDYTNQVALVEQDAQVFGVTSSMEGFNLSLMEALAQGDIGVTYDVNYGPNAIINEGKNGYIVPLNDYKSMGEALIHIFKEPRLMQQLSDTSYEMSYRYSSDTVWAQWCLLLVDAKKMWPVKQANYFHMTINDLKGADEESES; encoded by the coding sequence ATGATTTTTTTCTTAAATGCAACTATGCAACCACAGAAATCAGGAATTGAGCATGCGCAATTAAAACGCGCCGATCTTTTTCGAGCACATGGAGAACAGTTTAAAATTGTGCTTCGCGAATGGGATCCTCTTTTGCATGAAAACATGAAAGCAACCAGCTTAAAATCCTTCGAGGTGATTAACATGTTTGATTATTTTCAGGAAGCAACTGAGGTATCCGATCAGACGATAACAGTTGATAATCTAGATTTTGGTGTGGCTAACACGCATAGAGTTGAAGAGCTTAAAAAAAATCGTTATCTTATTTACGATATAAATCAACAGCTTATTGCTCGTGTTAATTATCGGACTGATCAAAAGCAAGTGGCATCTACTGAGTTGTTTGATGGTTTTGGTAATTTATATTGTGTTAATATGTATGATTCTCGAGGCTTTGTTTCTCTATCTCAATGGTACACACCTGATAATAAGATTGGTTCCGAAACATGGCAAAGTCCGGAAGGAAGAACGGTTTTAGAAGCATTTAACAAAATCAATAGTGATGGATCGGTTGAAAAAGTTTGTTGGCGGTTGATAAGTAGGGTAGGCGAAATCCATATTTTTGATACACTTGAGCAAGTAACCTTGCACTTTTTAAATTTGCTTAATGATGAGTACTGGTCAAAAAATGAACCAAATATTTTTATATTAGATCGTGCACATTTAGCTCAAACTGTATTGCGTTATTTGGATAAACCATCGTACAATGTACTTTTTTTGCATAATTCTCATGCTAGTGACGCGAGTCATCCTGAAAAGGGCATATTAAATAATAATTATGAGTATAGTTTGTTTAATATTAACGTCTATGATGCTGTGGTTAGCGCTACGGAAAGGCAAAAAAATGATATTCGCAGTCGATTCAAACCAACCACGAAACTATTTACAATTCCAGTTGGCGTTATACCAATGAAACAGTTACAACAGCAACGTGTGCCTATGGCAGAGCGAACATTTGGTAAAGTCGTGGCATTGGCACGTAAAGCACCAGAAAAACAACTTGACCAATTAGTAAAAGCGGTTGCGTATGCGCGCCAGCAAGTGCCACAAATAACGCTTGATTTATATGGGTACAAGGATCCAACCAATAATTTTCTTGCTGAACGTTTGATTGAGTCAGCCATTAGAGAAAATAATTTAGAAAACATTGTGACATTGCATGATTATACTAATCAGGTTGCATTGGTCGAACAAGACGCGCAAGTTTTTGGTGTTACTTCAAGTATGGAAGGGTTTAATTTATCGCTGATGGAAGCGTTGGCACAGGGAGACATTGGGGTAACTTACGATGTCAACTATGGTCCAAATGCAATTATTAATGAGGGAAAAAATGGTTACATCGTGCCTCTAAATGATTACAAATCTATGGGTGAAGCGTTAATTCACATCTTCAAAGAGCCACGTCTCATGCAACAACTCAGCGACACATCCTATGAAATGTCTTATCGATATAGTTCTGACACGGTGTGGGCACAATGGTGTTTACTTTTGGTCGATGCAAAAAAAATGTGGCCAGTCAAACAAGCTAATTATTTTCATATGACGATTAATGATCTAAAGGGTGCGGATGAGGAGAGTGAATCATGA
- the gyrA gene encoding DNA gyrase subunit A, giving the protein MSELNDSRIKNANLSEQMKTSFLSYAMSVIVARALPDVRDGMKPVHRRILYSMIEQGNTPDKPHKKSARIVGDVMGKYHPHGDSAIYESMVRMAQPFSYRHMLIDGHGNFGSVDGDGAAAMRYTEARLSKVAMEMVRDLNKDTVNFIPNYDGEEREPEVLPARFPNLLVNGATGIAVGMTTNIPTHNLAEVISALHILMNNPEATTADLMEALPGPDFPTGGIVMGKSGIRRAYETGRGTVTVRAKVDIEQLKSGKEQIVVTELPYAVNKARLIERISELARDKKIEGITGIRDESDREGLRISIDVRRDASASVILNNLYKQTLLQTSFSFNMLAIDHGAPKTMSLKEILVAYLAHQREVIRRRTVFELQKAQARAHILEGLRIALDHIDEIITIIRSSKTSEEAKTRLINGYALSDKQAQAILDMRLVRLTGLERDKIEEEYQKLVALIADLKDILAHEERVDEIIYNELLEIQTKFGDKRRTELQVGDVLSIEDEDLIEEEDVIVTLTNSGYIKRVATGEFKAQNRGGRGVQGMNVHDEDFVDQMISTSTHDTLLFFTNKGKVYRMKGYEVPEYGRQAKGIPVVNLLNFEGNEKIQTVINVRGEAGESNDYLFFVTRLGVVKRTAVKEFANIRTNGLKALTLHDDDEVLSVQITDGTQNIIIATHNGYSVSFAENDVRVMGRSAAGVRGIRLREGDLVVGSDVLEKDHNVLIITEKGYGKQTPVSEYPIKGRGGKGIKTANITEKNGPLAGMTIVSGQEDIMVTTTQGVMIRFNVDSVSQTGRATLGVRLIRLEGNAKVATLAKVEHEEVLEDVSRETSDKAPLDEQQIDQVSELLDRAQDDTDK; this is encoded by the coding sequence ATGTCTGAGTTAAACGACAGCCGTATTAAAAATGCGAATTTGTCAGAACAAATGAAAACGTCATTCTTGTCATATGCCATGTCTGTTATTGTGGCACGTGCACTGCCAGATGTGCGCGATGGCATGAAGCCGGTACATCGACGAATTCTGTATTCAATGATTGAACAGGGAAACACACCAGATAAGCCACACAAAAAGTCGGCTCGTATTGTTGGGGATGTAATGGGTAAATATCACCCCCACGGAGATTCTGCAATTTATGAGTCAATGGTCCGGATGGCACAACCTTTTTCATACCGACACATGTTAATTGACGGTCACGGAAACTTTGGTTCTGTCGATGGCGACGGTGCTGCTGCTATGCGGTATACGGAAGCTCGTTTGAGTAAAGTCGCCATGGAAATGGTTCGTGATTTAAACAAAGATACAGTTAATTTTATTCCCAACTATGATGGTGAGGAACGCGAACCGGAAGTATTACCAGCACGTTTTCCAAATTTGTTGGTTAACGGGGCCACCGGAATTGCTGTTGGAATGACAACGAACATTCCAACTCATAACCTTGCTGAAGTGATTTCTGCGCTTCATATTTTGATGAATAATCCAGAGGCTACCACAGCCGACCTGATGGAAGCATTACCTGGACCCGATTTTCCCACTGGTGGTATTGTTATGGGAAAGTCAGGTATTCGTCGTGCATATGAAACTGGACGTGGCACTGTAACTGTACGTGCAAAAGTAGATATTGAGCAACTTAAATCAGGTAAAGAGCAGATTGTTGTAACTGAGCTACCTTACGCCGTTAACAAGGCGCGTTTAATTGAGCGTATATCTGAATTAGCACGTGATAAAAAGATAGAAGGCATCACAGGAATTCGCGATGAATCCGATCGTGAAGGCTTACGAATTTCTATTGATGTTCGTCGCGATGCTTCGGCAAGTGTCATTTTAAATAATCTATATAAGCAAACATTATTGCAGACTAGTTTTAGCTTTAATATGTTGGCGATTGATCACGGTGCGCCTAAGACAATGAGTTTGAAAGAGATACTTGTTGCTTATCTGGCACATCAACGTGAAGTTATCCGTCGTCGTACAGTATTTGAATTACAAAAGGCACAAGCGCGCGCACATATTTTAGAAGGTTTACGCATTGCGCTTGATCATATAGACGAAATTATCACAATTATCCGTTCGTCAAAGACCTCTGAGGAGGCTAAAACTCGTTTAATTAATGGTTATGCTTTATCTGATAAACAAGCACAAGCTATCTTGGACATGCGTTTGGTTCGTTTGACTGGCTTGGAACGTGACAAGATTGAAGAAGAATATCAAAAACTTGTTGCTCTGATTGCTGATTTGAAAGATATTTTGGCGCATGAAGAACGTGTTGATGAAATTATTTATAATGAGCTACTAGAAATCCAAACAAAGTTTGGTGACAAGCGTCGCACAGAATTGCAGGTTGGTGACGTTCTAAGTATTGAAGATGAAGATTTGATTGAAGAAGAAGATGTAATCGTAACATTGACTAATAGTGGTTACATCAAACGCGTTGCAACTGGAGAGTTTAAGGCACAAAATCGAGGTGGTCGTGGTGTTCAGGGTATGAATGTTCATGATGAGGATTTTGTTGACCAGATGATCTCTACATCAACGCATGATACTTTGTTGTTCTTTACTAATAAGGGTAAAGTCTACCGTATGAAAGGCTATGAAGTACCAGAATATGGTCGCCAAGCGAAGGGAATCCCAGTTGTTAATCTTTTGAATTTTGAAGGAAATGAAAAAATTCAAACCGTTATCAATGTTCGTGGGGAAGCCGGTGAAAGCAATGATTACCTATTCTTTGTAACTCGTTTGGGTGTTGTCAAGCGTACAGCGGTAAAGGAATTTGCAAATATTCGTACGAATGGACTAAAAGCCTTAACTTTGCATGATGATGATGAAGTACTATCTGTTCAAATTACTGATGGTACGCAAAATATTATTATTGCGACACACAATGGTTATTCAGTTAGTTTTGCTGAAAACGATGTACGTGTTATGGGACGTTCAGCTGCTGGAGTCCGTGGTATTCGCCTTCGCGAAGGGGATCTAGTGGTTGGTTCTGACGTGTTGGAAAAAGATCATAATGTTTTGATCATCACGGAAAAAGGTTACGGAAAGCAAACACCAGTGAGCGAATATCCAATCAAGGGTCGTGGCGGTAAAGGAATTAAAACGGCAAATATCACCGAGAAAAATGGTCCCCTTGCTGGAATGACTATTGTCAGTGGCCAAGAAGATATTATGGTTACGACGACACAAGGTGTAATGATTCGTTTTAATGTTGATTCTGTCAGTCAGACAGGACGTGCAACACTGGGTGTACGTTTGATTCGCTTAGAAGGTAATGCCAAAGTGGCTACGTTAGCAAAAGTAGAACACGAGGAAGTGCTAGAGGATGTTTCACGTGAAACATCTGATAAGGCACCGTTGGATGAGCAACAAATTGACCAAGTTTCAGAACTATTAGATCGTGCACAAGACGATACTGATAAATAA
- the gyrB gene encoding DNA topoisomerase (ATP-hydrolyzing) subunit B, whose protein sequence is MAENNENIDQELESVDDIITDDEEIRHASTVDAKAGDYNADQIQVLEGLEAVRKRPGMYIGTTTAQGLHHLVWEIVDNGIDEALAGFASHITVTIEKDNSITVTDDGRGIPVDIQTKTGKPALETVFTVLHAGGKFGGGGYKVSGGLHGVGASVVNALSTDLDVKVVRDNKVYYMDFKVGRVHTTMRTLDEEPTIERGTIVHFKPDTDIFRETTTYNYKTLLTRVRELAFLNKGLRISIADKRLEEPIKESFHFEGGIKEYVQYLNEDKQVIFPEPVYVEGEENGIVVEAALQYTTDIKDSLRTFANNINTYEGGTHETGFKTALTRVINDYARKSGQIKDGAESLTGEDVREGMTAIVSIKHPDPQFEGQTKTKLGNSDARQATDRMFSETFSRFMMENPNVAKQIVEKGVLAQKARLAAKRAREMTRKQSGLEIGNLPGKLADNTSNDPAISELFIVEGDSAGGSAKQGRNRVTQAILPIRGKILNVGKASLERVLANEEIRSLFTAMGTGFGDDFNVEKANYHKVIIMTDADVDGAHIRTLLLTLFYRYMRPLVDAGYIYIAQPPLYGVALGNNKSMTYLDSDEELESYLSQLPSNVKPKVQRYKGLGEMDYDQLADTTMDAQNRRLLRVDPADAEEAEAVIDMLMGGDVPPRRKFIEDNAVFVENLDI, encoded by the coding sequence ATGGCAGAAAATAACGAAAATATAGATCAAGAATTAGAATCAGTTGATGATATTATTACTGATGACGAAGAAATCCGACACGCTAGCACGGTTGATGCGAAGGCCGGTGATTATAATGCTGATCAAATTCAAGTATTGGAAGGCTTAGAGGCTGTTCGTAAGCGTCCCGGAATGTATATAGGAACGACTACAGCCCAAGGTTTGCATCATTTGGTGTGGGAGATTGTCGACAACGGTATTGATGAAGCGTTGGCAGGATTTGCTTCCCACATAACGGTAACAATCGAAAAAGATAATTCAATTACTGTAACAGATGATGGACGAGGTATTCCGGTTGATATCCAAACAAAAACAGGGAAACCCGCGCTAGAGACTGTGTTTACCGTGCTTCACGCTGGTGGAAAGTTTGGTGGCGGCGGGTATAAAGTATCTGGTGGATTGCATGGTGTTGGTGCTTCTGTTGTTAATGCGTTGTCAACCGACTTAGATGTTAAAGTGGTTCGTGATAATAAAGTTTACTATATGGACTTCAAAGTTGGTCGTGTTCACACAACTATGAGAACCTTAGACGAGGAACCAACGATTGAACGCGGCACAATTGTTCACTTTAAGCCTGATACTGATATTTTTCGCGAGACAACAACTTATAATTACAAGACTTTGTTGACACGTGTGCGCGAGTTGGCCTTTTTAAATAAAGGATTACGTATTTCGATTGCTGACAAACGTTTAGAAGAACCAATCAAAGAGAGCTTCCATTTTGAAGGTGGTATTAAAGAATATGTTCAATACCTAAACGAAGATAAGCAAGTTATTTTTCCTGAACCGGTTTATGTTGAGGGTGAGGAAAATGGAATTGTCGTTGAAGCTGCTTTACAATACACAACTGACATAAAAGACAGTTTGCGTACTTTTGCAAACAATATTAATACTTATGAAGGCGGGACGCATGAAACCGGCTTTAAAACAGCATTGACACGTGTGATTAATGATTATGCACGTAAAAGTGGTCAAATTAAAGACGGTGCGGAAAGTTTGACTGGTGAAGATGTTCGTGAAGGAATGACAGCGATTGTTTCTATCAAGCATCCAGATCCACAATTTGAGGGACAAACTAAGACCAAACTAGGCAATTCTGATGCGCGTCAAGCCACAGATCGCATGTTCTCAGAAACATTTAGTCGTTTCATGATGGAAAACCCAAATGTTGCTAAACAAATTGTTGAAAAAGGTGTCTTGGCTCAAAAAGCACGTTTAGCAGCTAAACGTGCTCGCGAAATGACGCGTAAACAATCTGGTTTGGAGATTGGTAATCTACCCGGAAAGTTGGCAGATAACACATCAAATGACCCTGCCATTTCAGAATTGTTCATCGTTGAGGGTGACTCTGCCGGTGGTTCTGCTAAGCAAGGACGAAACCGTGTAACACAAGCTATTTTGCCAATTCGTGGTAAAATTTTGAACGTTGGGAAAGCTTCACTGGAACGTGTTTTGGCTAACGAAGAAATTCGCTCGCTCTTTACAGCTATGGGCACTGGCTTTGGGGATGATTTTAATGTTGAAAAAGCTAACTATCATAAAGTTATTATTATGACTGATGCGGATGTTGATGGCGCACATATTCGTACGTTACTTTTGACATTATTTTATCGCTATATGCGACCTTTGGTTGATGCTGGCTATATTTATATTGCTCAGCCACCTTTGTATGGCGTTGCTTTAGGCAACAACAAATCAATGACTTACTTGGATTCTGATGAAGAACTTGAGTCATATTTGTCGCAATTGCCATCCAATGTTAAGCCAAAAGTGCAACGATACAAGGGACTTGGAGAAATGGATTATGATCAATTAGCTGATACGACCATGGATGCTCAGAACCGTCGTTTATTACGTGTTGATCCAGCTGATGCTGAAGAAGCTGAAGCAGTTATTGACATGTTGATGGGTGGCGATGTGCCTCCACGTCGAAAGTTTATTGAAGATAATGCAGTCTTTGTTGAAAATTTGGATATTTAA
- a CDS encoding GHKL domain-containing protein: protein MNPTLNLSITIPINMFLDSIWLVELTFIFLLIIMIYPLCRYFQQLRTQHEYESRATQTYVTKLEQICSSYRHFQHDYKNILASLALAIDTKNLCEIEEVYHSFLSESTSALPLSPTLNLQLITDLNLRSLLVVKNQYAIDSGLFFKVDIAEKFNMTVTLDLYRTIGILLDNAIEGAINSIERKVILSILSDNDYHIVSITNTINQNVTLSNMNKNGFSTKPGHSGIGLTFVEQYMARMPTISMHATLMNRNFTQTLTIGELHNDLSARRRHYTTKAY, encoded by the coding sequence ATGAACCCTACTCTGAATTTATCAATTACGATACCTATCAATATGTTCTTAGATTCTATCTGGTTAGTTGAATTAACATTTATTTTTTTACTAATTATCATGATCTACCCCCTCTGCAGGTATTTTCAGCAATTACGCACACAACACGAATATGAAAGTCGCGCCACACAGACATATGTTACGAAACTGGAGCAAATTTGTTCGTCCTACAGACATTTTCAACATGACTATAAAAATATACTTGCCAGTTTAGCTCTAGCGATTGATACCAAAAATTTATGTGAAATAGAAGAAGTCTATCATTCTTTCTTATCAGAAAGTACTAGTGCTTTACCTCTTTCACCAACTTTAAATCTTCAATTGATCACCGATTTAAACCTACGTAGTTTACTCGTTGTCAAAAATCAATATGCTATTGATAGTGGTCTATTTTTTAAAGTCGATATTGCAGAAAAGTTCAATATGACTGTGACGCTAGATCTTTATCGAACTATTGGTATTTTGCTTGATAATGCCATTGAGGGAGCCATAAACAGCATCGAAAGGAAGGTCATTTTATCTATTTTGTCAGATAACGATTATCATATTGTCAGTATTACAAATACCATTAATCAGAATGTGACCCTTTCAAACATGAACAAAAATGGTTTCTCAACGAAACCGGGTCACTCTGGTATTGGATTAACCTTTGTAGAACAGTACATGGCGCGGATGCCTACGATTTCGATGCATGCTACTTTGATGAATCGGAATTTTACGCAGACGCTTACTATCGGAGAACTTCACAATGATTTATCTGCTAGAAGACGACATTACACAACAAAAGCGTATTAA
- the recF gene encoding DNA replication/repair protein RecF (All proteins in this family for which functions are known are DNA-binding proteins that assist the filamentation of RecA onto DNA for the initiation of recombination or recombinational repair.), which translates to MELESLKLDHYRNYSDLTLEFSSGVNVFLGENAQGKTNLLESIYVLALARSHRTSSDKDLVQWQAKEATISGRVKRSISETPLSLHFSNKGKKARVNHLEQSKLSHYIGQLNVILFAPEDLELVKGAPSVRRRFIDMEFGQMNPLYLYNTTQYKRILKERNAYLKRLQLKQTTDTVFLDVLSEQLVDVGSQILIARQEFLNKLELAAQPIHAEISDQREALKLRYMSSVDFASDASLEEVKSVFADALSRQRSREIMQGSTMVGPHRDELQFDVNGNNVAIFGSQGQQRTTALAIKLAEIDLMQQETGEYPVLLLDDVLSELDASRQTHLLLAIQDKVQTFITAPTLSDIARQLIRKPRVFHVKQGVITLENDT; encoded by the coding sequence GTGGAACTCGAATCGTTAAAGCTCGATCATTATCGTAATTATTCAGATTTAACGCTGGAATTCAGCTCGGGTGTGAATGTTTTTCTTGGTGAAAATGCGCAAGGAAAAACAAACTTATTAGAAAGTATTTATGTATTGGCACTTGCAAGGTCACATAGAACCAGTAGTGACAAAGACTTGGTCCAATGGCAAGCAAAAGAAGCAACTATCAGTGGCCGGGTTAAACGTTCTATTAGTGAGACCCCGCTGTCGCTCCATTTTTCTAATAAGGGTAAAAAAGCACGGGTTAATCATCTTGAACAATCAAAGCTGTCGCATTATATCGGGCAACTCAATGTCATTTTGTTTGCACCAGAAGATCTTGAGCTGGTTAAAGGGGCGCCAAGCGTACGTCGCCGTTTTATTGACATGGAGTTTGGCCAAATGAACCCCTTGTATTTGTATAATACGACACAATACAAGCGGATTTTAAAAGAAAGAAATGCTTATCTTAAGCGTTTGCAACTTAAACAGACAACGGACACAGTATTCTTGGATGTATTGAGTGAACAATTGGTTGATGTAGGTTCACAAATTTTAATTGCACGTCAAGAATTTTTGAACAAATTAGAATTGGCTGCACAACCAATTCACGCTGAAATATCTGATCAGCGTGAAGCTTTGAAATTACGATATATGAGTTCGGTTGATTTTGCTTCAGATGCTAGTCTTGAAGAGGTGAAATCGGTATTCGCTGATGCATTGTCACGTCAGCGTTCACGTGAAATTATGCAAGGATCGACAATGGTTGGCCCTCATCGCGACGAATTACAATTTGATGTTAATGGGAATAATGTTGCTATTTTTGGTTCACAAGGACAGCAACGAACAACGGCGTTGGCTATTAAATTAGCCGAAATTGATTTAATGCAACAAGAAACTGGGGAGTATCCAGTATTGCTTCTCGATGATGTACTTAGTGAACTTGATGCCAGTCGGCAGACACATTTATTATTGGCAATTCAAGATAAGGTGCAAACATTTATCACTGCACCAACACTCAGCGATATTGCACGGCAACTCATTCGAAAACCACGTGTGTTTCATGTGAAACAAGGAGTGATTACACTCGAAAACGACACATAG